The Sphingobium sp. JS3065 genomic sequence ACCCATAACTACCGCAGGGCCGGAGTTTCCGGCCCTGCGGCTTTGCCATTTTCGCGCCGATTCGCTGCGGCGGATCGGCGGCGGCCGCGCGTCCCGAAGGTCCGCGCGACCGCAAGCGCGCTCGCCGGGCTGCCGCCCGGCTCGCGCTCAAGTTCTGCGAAGCTAGTCAGTCTCGGACGGATCGGGTTCGGCGACAAGATCGGCGGGCGTGACACCAAGCGCAGAGGCCAAGTGAAACAAGGTGACGACGGTTGGATTGCGCCGGCCGCGCTCCAAATCGCTGACATATTGCTGCGTAAAGCCAGACGTCTCGGCAAAGCGCTCCTGGGTAAAGCCCTTATCCTTTCTCAGCTTGGCGAAGTTCAGTCCTACCAGGCGGCGCATGTCCATGCGCGCGACGCTGGACGATACATCTCATCCGGTTTATCC encodes the following:
- a CDS encoding helix-turn-helix domain-containing protein, producing the protein MDMRRLVGLNFAKLRKDKGFTQERFAETSGFTQQYVSDLERGRRNPTVVTLFHLASALGVTPADLVAEPDPSETD